Part of the Cuniculiplasma divulgatum genome, AATTTTATCAAGTGGTGAATAAGAAGCCTCAATGAGATTGCCCACTGATATGAATAGGAGACTCTGGAACATCACATTGAGACTGTATACCTTGTTCTTTAGCATTTATTCACTCCTAAATGGTTTAGTAATTTTTCATATTACCACATAAGATAAAATTATGTTTAATTGTTCAAGGAGTGATATTGGTATATAATCACTTACTGTCATCTGGAGTTCTTCTTATTTCCCTTGCATTTGTATGAGTATCAGACTTTCTTCCCCTTACAAGAGCGGCTAATCCAGACACTATCAAAATCAAAAAACTTGCCAGCAAGGCAGCATGTACACCACCCAGAAATGAAGCAGACACGCCACCTTCAAGTTTGTCCTTACCAAGGAAAACTTCAAAAGCAACATAACGTGGGACAGCCAGAGCTGATATGGAAATGGCTATTACGTAACTAAACAAAGTTCCTATATTGGATAGTGTCCTCAAAAGCCCAGAAATTGAACCGTAAAGTTCTCTGGGCGCACCAGACATTACGGCAGCATTATTGGATGGCCAGAACATTGAACCTCCGAAGCCTGTCACTATTGATCCAATTATTACAAGATAGAGAGATGTACTGATTCCCATTGCAAGATAAACCAGTACTCCCCCAGCCATCAGAAATATTCCAGTGGCAGAGACAGTTCTTGGACCAATCCTGTCAGAGAGTTTTCCCATTTTAGGAGCCAGTAGACTCGATATTATATATCCAGGTATTAAAAGGAGGGCTGCATCAAGTGGATCAAAACCTCTTATTCCCTGGAGATACATTATAAGAATGAATAATACTGAGAGATACCCAATAGCCTGAAGAGTTGCTGCAAGAAGAGAAAAAGATAATACCCTATTTTTAAAGGCTTTTAAAACTATTACAGGATCCTTAACAGATCTTTCAATAAGTAAAAATGGAACTATGAGTATCAAACCAATAACAATGAGTAATACGTTGCTAAATGTTACTCCATTTCCGGCTATTTCCACGGCACCGTATGCGATCAAAGATAGAAATGTAAGTAGAAACAAAGTTCCAGCATAGTCTATTTTGGTTTCGGTTCTCTTATTATCTTTAATATACAGTAGGGCGAACACGAAGCCTATTAACCCTACAGGCACATTTATGTAGAAAATATATCTCCAGCCAATAAATGTGGTTATTATTCCACCCAGAACTATTCCTAAGGAACCACCAATACTCCAACCCATAGATGTGTATCCAAAGGCCTTACCCCTTTCCATTGGCTCAAAGTGATCTGCAATTATTGCATTACTATTTCCCTGAAGGAAAACTGCACCTAATCCCTGAAATGCTCTTGATGCAATGAGGAAAAACACATTTGGAGAAGCTCCAGAGGCGGCAGAACCGATTATAAATATAAGGAATCCTATATTAAAGATCCTACCTCTTCCATATATATCTCCTAGCCTTCCAAGCTGTGTTGTAAGTGCGGCCAGTACCAGAAGATAGATCAGTATAACCCAAATTGTATCCAGAAAAGGAGCCTTTAATTGATCTGTAAGGGTTGGCAGTGCGAGGATTACAATTGTCGTGTCTATTGCTGACATTAGCATTCCAATGAATACGCTGATCAGTATAAGCGTCTTTTTTTCAACCATTTTTATTTACACCTATGGAGTCGGGGCACTCCCGCAAGGTCGAAACACCTTAGCACCTGAACAAACAATTTTTATCTGCTAATAGATCTTCTTTCAGGTAAATTCAGGATTTCAATATCCTATTTAAGAATTTAACGAGAATTTGATGATAATTAGTATTGATACATTTGTTGGATGTTAACAACAAATGCAAGAACATGTGCTGTGAAAGTTAAAAAAATTGAGCAAACATACTTCGTGTTTACCCTAAATATTTCTGAACATAGTTTTTTACTTAAGGTAAATAATATAGGAAAATCTGTCTTTCCATTCCTTTTTCCAAATCTTCATTTTGTGATTAATAATAGTTTTAATAAATTTAAATTATCATCATTTTCCATAGGTTGAAGATTTGAATAACTGACATTTGCATTTTACTAATCCTTGTAAGACCTTTTCAGAAAATATTGGAAATGATACTTTTTTAGTTTGAATCTATTGTGTTTGTATCGTGAATGATGATATGCAGGAAATAAAATATAATGTATACTCTGAAAATCTAAATCAGTCCATGTGAAAAGTTGGAATATGACAGGTTCTAA contains:
- a CDS encoding MFS transporter encodes the protein MVEKKTLILISVFIGMLMSAIDTTIVILALPTLTDQLKAPFLDTIWVILIYLLVLAALTTQLGRLGDIYGRGRIFNIGFLIFIIGSAASGASPNVFFLIASRAFQGLGAVFLQGNSNAIIADHFEPMERGKAFGYTSMGWSIGGSLGIVLGGIITTFIGWRYIFYINVPVGLIGFVFALLYIKDNKRTETKIDYAGTLFLLTFLSLIAYGAVEIAGNGVTFSNVLLIVIGLILIVPFLLIERSVKDPVIVLKAFKNRVLSFSLLAATLQAIGYLSVLFILIMYLQGIRGFDPLDAALLLIPGYIISSLLAPKMGKLSDRIGPRTVSATGIFLMAGGVLVYLAMGISTSLYLVIIGSIVTGFGGSMFWPSNNAAVMSGAPRELYGSISGLLRTLSNIGTLFSYVIAISISALAVPRYVAFEVFLGKDKLEGGVSASFLGGVHAALLASFLILIVSGLAALVRGRKSDTHTNAREIRRTPDDSK